aaaaaacaatcaaataagaTTCTTAAGAGAGTATTTTCAATTCTAGTTTAAAATTGAGCAGTTGAGTATAaaacttttgcattttgttttgatgcTGAAATTATTTGATTGTTGTTTTGGATATTCGTGAAGTTGGATGGTGAGACGGATAGAATACATTTGAATCAATTTACCTGTTCTTCAATCGGATCCAGGTATACATCTGAAATGCAAAACCGGTTTAAATGCCagtttgttttttgtgatgTGAAATGAGACCATGAGAAATTCTTTCAAAACTTTCCCCACCATTAATGTGCTCACATTACAGATAGATGGACAGAAGGAAAGAAATGCAAATCTCTGCAAAGCAATACTTTTACTGCTGCACAGAGACGCTAGGGGGCGCCACAGGACACATCTTATGAACCTTCTGAACAGAGTGAAAGCAAAACATCCACTTTTAACAAATGGATGTTATTCttgcttttgtatttgttgACATAAATGGCAGCACCTTCCTCGATGGTGGACGTAAGAAAGGGAGCAGGAGGAGGCGTCATCGTTTTCCTGCCAGGCTTCTCGTTTCGGTCCACCTCGGGTGCTGAAGGATGAAATTCAACTCGTTTATCAACATTTCTATTCAAGATCGTCCCGATTTATTCATCTAAAGAATGAAATGTGGCCCTTGAGTACTATTCGAGCGTGCCGCTGTAAAGTGTGGCTCACGTTTCTTCTCCTTAGCATGTTGAGGTTTCTGCTGAGGACAGAAGGTAAACATTGTCATGAccaaatatattccaaaatgACCAGAAGGGAAAATGTTGCTGTATTCACCTGAATTTTTCCACCAAGTCTTGACGCTGCAGGTGTCGCTAAGCGTTGTGGGACTACCGCATTGGAGGTTCGttctgcaaaattaaaaaaaatgcagcacttaccgtattttctgcactataaggcgcaccggagtataaggcgcaccttcaatgaatggcccattttaaaactttgttcatatataagatatatacatttggcccgcgggccagactttagacacgcctgctgtagtggctcaatattggtccatatataaggcgcacctgattataaggcgcactgtcggcttttgagaaactttgaggtttttaggtccgccttatagtgcggaaaatacggtaattgtctTCGTTAGGGTCATGCTTGAGCTGTCAACTTCAACAATAAACAGcttgaaggctttttttttaaacaatactTGAGTGAGTGCGAGTAGGAGTGAATTTTCTTCGTTACCCATATAAACGTTTTCTTCCACTTGTCTCGGCGGGACGGTAACAGCCGGACGCTCACACGGAGGAACTTCATACATGTcattctcctcctcttcttcttcatcctcctgCCACTGAAATGTTTACAGTCCATATGGTCGTTTTGATGTGGGCTGACTCCCATTCAAGTTGGAATTTGATTGGTCGATTCTGAACATCAGTTATATTGTGAAAATACTAAATGGCCATATTTGTGGTTGGAGTCTGAATCTGACGTGAAAACACTTTACTTACAAATCCATGTTGTTTCCACCCAAAGTCGTCATTGTTGCCTGAAACAATGACACACTTGCTAATGTAGGACTGAAATAAATTGCATTTATCTGAGGGAAATGACCTTACCTGTTCTTCTAGGTGGCGCTGGAGGACCACtgaggagataaaaaaaaaaggctataaTCTCAAAGCTTTACACAAATGTAGACATTCGACGTCTTTATACTCACATGTTCTTCAGTTTGCCAAAGAAGCTCTGCGTGAAACAGAAAAATGTTTGGCTACTTTAATATGTTCCCGATAAATTTGAGCTGTCTTGAAGGCATGCCATTGACTCGTTTTTACTAGTCAGGCAGAATTCGAAAGTGATCTTTTTTCCCCATAAGATGAAAATTGTCGTGGAAAAAATGTTGACATAGAGTAAATGATTATGGAAGGTCAAAGAGGGTGATTGTTCTtgttacaacataaataattggAGACAATGCTGCCTTTCATGACATAAGAGAACCAGGAAGAAACATGTTGGAAAATGATACCGGAGTCCACTCACCTTTTCTCATTTGTGAACTATTCTCCTCGGAATATTCACTAGGAAATTAAATGCTTTTTTATTAAACCTAAAAGTGTGATGCGGAAACAATCACACACACCAAAATAATATACTGTGTCCTATGAAAAggtaaaggaaataaaaaaccTTATCATTGGCGTGAATTCAAATGATTCTTTATGCATACAAGGGAACGCTGATTGTCGACGCTACAATGCAGTTGCTTTGTAcggtatattaaaaaaaaaaaaaataatgtgctgCATATTTTTTCCTAAATATGTCAGAAGCGCTCAAAtgcacgacaaaaaaaaaacaattttagagatgatatattataattattatttgattaGAGAATTGAGATGAAATGATGGAATAAAAGAACATTCTATATGTCAAATAATATCATACATTACCATTTTCATGATTTGGAATGAAGTCTGCTAACTGGAGGGATGAAGAAATGGACGTCTTTGTTTGGTGTCCCGCATGCAAATGCATTCCAGCTTTGCATTTCCTTACCTGCCCTGGAACCACCCCTCATCAGATCACTTAGTACaacccttttttttgtgtgtgtgcaacctACTGTAAAAAAGGAAATCAGACATTTAGCACAGATTACATTTTACAGGTCATTACTCACAtaaatgactgaaaaaaaaatctcaaaagccTGCTATTTgaataggggtgtgtagactttttatatgcaCAGTACAAACACTCTTTTCACGCAAATTGTAGTGAGTCCAAATGTTTATTGTTTCACCAGAAAGGATTATAGAATAAATTATTTACAGCACGTTTTTAtaaaatacatataaatattaaattagTATAAAACTACCTTTGTGGAAAATACAAATGATTTCTATTGAGATAAGCAGTTACTGAAAATATGAAAAAAGGCAATCATACAAACGTTATAATGTACATATGTCAGGAgtgttgttattaaaaaaaaaaaaaaatccatgttgcATATccccaaataattttttttaaaaattgatcAGAATCTGAaccagcagattttttttggacTGTATGTCCCGCAGAAGTCCGTGTCGAGTCTTTCGCCATTGCAAGCGCACAGATCTTTACCGCTGTAACTTCATACAGCTCCACAGAGTTGACTTGAGAAAAACAATTGAAAACATCCATGTACGTAAACAAACTTTGATGACCTCAAGGAGAGACACGCTGGACCCTCAAGCGCAGGAAGTGAAGAACATGGAGCAACAGAAGTTCCTCTTTGGTCCCTTCAACCCTCTGGTCTCAAACATCCACCATCTGGATTTGGATACAACACGCATAGTCGAGCGAACGCGTGGTCATCTCGGAGCTCAGATGGGGTTGGCCGTCATTTTGCCGTGAATCCAGTCGATGTAACGGGTGACGCGGGTGTAGACGCCAGGCTTGTCCCTCTGGCCGCACCCGTCACCCCAGCTGATGACGCCCATCAGGGTCATTTTGTCGTTGGAGCGGCAGACGAGAGGACCGCCAGAGTCTCCCTGGAAAGGCGTTTGAAAGATTGTTAGGCTGGAATAATGGACAACTTTTGATATCGCTAGTAAAAGATGGCCAATTAAAGTGCaaattcccccccaaaaaacatagTTTATCATATTTAGAAAATTAATGACATTTTAATGAGTATTTTGAAGCCTGTATTGAGTCGACagtgggctccctctagtggtagaaTCGCTGAATTAGATGCTCAAGCTGGGTTATTATTTTGCTTAGGCTTAAAGTTatagttaatttatttttaacttttaaatacatttgcgtttaatatttacatttttttttcaattttttttcaaacagttcCTCATAATGAGGACATCTCATTAAACCATTACAATTTGCTCGTGTACTCGATGTGTAGATTAGTCAGTTATGGAGCCTCACCTTGCAGGCATCATCCAGACCTCTTGTGTCGCCCGCACACAGCATGTTAGCGGTAACCGTACGTCCAGACAGCACACCAGGGACACAACGCTCTTTGGGCCACAGGCGAACAAAACCTCTCTTGACACGCTCAGAGTAATGGGCAGAAACTACGGAGAAGAAAGAGCAAGGTGAACATCACCTCCGAGGTGAGAAAAGCGCCGAGGTCAGAGGTCAGCTCGCGTACACTCGGAGTCTTTCCCGTAGCCTGAGATCTCGCACTCGGTCCAGTCAGGTAATACCAGACCAGGTTCAGGAAGACACGCGGGGAGAACCTCCGGGGTGTTGACAGCGCACACGCCAATGTCTGTCTGGAGCTTCAGCAGAGCTGTAGACGATATTGGATGCAAGAAAGTGAGAAAGGAGCAAAATAACGCTTTTCGTTTTTCTTCCAAAGACGTCACACGTGCTGTAGCAGCGGTGGCTAATGTTAGCCTCTTGCTAATGCTCACCTATGTCATTGTCGAACGACTCGTTGTCAAATTTCTCGTGGATCCAGTATTTTTCCACTTTGAAAATCTGCTCACTGCTGGAATTCTCTTTGCGGAACGTCCTGCCCAGAATGACCTCCAACTTTGAGGGTTTATCCCTGCACAAATGAGAACACACGTGACCTTCTTGGTGTGATGGGACATCTTCGGTCACCAGGTTTATGTTGGGCAGGCTAGCAACAAATATTCGCATTATGGGCTTAGCTACTCAAGTACTTTGCTGATTCTTACGTGGGCTcgaagcagtgagcagcagacaGGATCCAACAGGAGTCGATGAGAATCCCCCCGCAGCGGTGGAAATGTTTCCGCAGACGAGCCTGGTAAACGTTAATGACGGCCTGCCAGGGCTGTTCAGAAATATCGCTCTGGCGACCTCCGAACATGCGGAAGGTAGGCTTGCTCAGGGTGTTATCCGAACGCTGGCCGCATATCCCTGAGGACGGACGGAAGCACTGTGAGACAACGCTAGCAAACTGCTGGTCGATGAGGTCATCATGATGTCATACCTTGGTTGTTGGTGGTTACGGGGGCTCGAGGGCCCAATGGTGTGATGGTGGATAGATGATCCGCTGGAAAAAATGAGTCGTTTTTAGGGGGGGGATGCAAAATggcattttggggaaaaaaaaaaaaaaaaaaacttactgcaTTTAGGCACATCGCAGAGCTCCCAAGTCAGCCGCGTGTTTTTGTATACATGACACCACGGGCCTTCATCACCATCAGGATTCCTGTTGGATCAAATCCATTTCAGATTTGAAAAACATCTCAAACGATTTAAATACGCCGTTTTCATCCCGGTTTTTATACCTGCAGTAGCTGTGGCTGCCCAGGCCCACTTGGAGGGCGTCGGACTGCCAAGCGTTGTTGAACTTGTGCGCGATGGCCGGAGAGTCCCAAGGGAGACAGCGGGCGCCGCTTTTAGTGACCGACTCGGTGCCCCTGTACGTCAGACCGATCCCTCGCATGCATTCGTCGAATTTATCTGAAGCAAATCAAATAGGggaacattattttattttattataataaaGCATATTAATATAATGCGTCATGTGAGGCGTTACCTTCTGAACACTTGGGCAAGGAACAAAACTCCCAGATGATTTGAGTGCCTTTGTAGGTGTAGCACCAAGGAGTGCCGTCATGGTCAGGGTTCCTGAGAGGAAAGAAAATCATCAGTGAGTTATGGAATAATTAGCTTGAATGTGTGTTTTCTTGCAAACCTGCAGAAGTTGTGGTTGCCCAATCCCAAGCTGCTGGCGTCCACTTTCCTGGCGGTGAACTTCTTTCCCCTGAGCGCCGTGGCGTTCCAGTTGATGCACTCTGCTCCCGACTTGGTGATACTCCACGTTCCGCGATAGGCTTCCCCGCTCCCCACGACGCACTTCTCTTTGGTGTCTGGAAACAAACAGTTCACTGATTAGATACACGCAGGCTTGATTATTCTTGCGGCTTATCTCGGTCGTTTATTCTGAGCAGTTGACGCCTATTTCCCGTTGCAGAACACTTCTTCACACCATTTCAATGTTATCATTTTGACATTATTAATGAGTGGCAAGATTTCCTCAATGTCTTCCAACAATCTAAAAACAATCCTATTTATTGAGTCTGGCTTTCATTaagcctgcctgtctgcctctACTGATGGATGGATGCGTAATTATTCCTATGAGAGGGTGCGGTGTCTAAGTGTCTCACAAAGAATTCCCCCAGAAATTAAAAGCGTCTATTAAAAGTTGGTTTATGGACTTTTCATTTCGCAATATTACGTTTATTCTTAGAATTTCATCATAAGAGAATTTGGACAGCCCGACTTACTGATCTCACACTGGGTTCCACTGAAACCTGCGGGGCACTGGCAAATATAGTCCGAAGAATACACGGCCTCCTTGCATGTCCCCCCGTTGTAGCAATGAGACGTGTAGCAGTCTGGAAGGGGCAGAAAACAAAAACGAGTAAAGCAAGTGTATCGCAAAATCGTCAGAATGGGATACGATCAGGAGTCTTTTATTTCCCTTTATTTA
This portion of the Syngnathus scovelli strain Florida chromosome 3, RoL_Ssco_1.2, whole genome shotgun sequence genome encodes:
- the plat gene encoding tissue-type plasminogen activator isoform X2, with protein sequence MSRILLLVLTALFCYLADSAELLRSKRGTRFYRARCVDSTTSAVHNFGDTWLRWRGQRVEFCRCALRGREFCHVVPVINCYTSHCYNGGTCKEAVYSSDYICQCPAGFSGTQCEINTKEKCVVGSGEAYRGTWSITKSGAECINWNATALRGKKFTARKVDASSLGLGNHNFCRNPDHDGTPWCYTYKGTQIIWEFCSLPKCSEDKFDECMRGIGLTYRGTESVTKSGARCLPWDSPAIAHKFNNAWQSDALQVGLGSHSYCRNPDGDEGPWCHVYKNTRLTWELCDVPKCTDHLSTITPLGPRAPVTTNNQGICGQRSDNTLSKPTFRMFGGRQSDISEQPWQAVINVYQARLRKHFHRCGGILIDSCWILSAAHCFEPTDKPSKLEVILGRTFRKENSSSEQIFKVEKYWIHEKFDNESFDNDIALLKLQTDIGVCAVNTPEVLPACLPEPGLVLPDWTECEISGYGKDSEFSAHYSERVKRGFVRLWPKERCVPGVLSGRTVTANMLCAGDTRGLDDACKGDSGGPLVCRSNDKMTLMGVISWGDGCGQRDKPGVYTRVTRYIDWIHGKMTANPI
- the plat gene encoding tissue-type plasminogen activator isoform X3 codes for the protein MSRILLLVLTALFCYLADSAELLRSKRGTRFYRDCYTSHCYNGGTCKEAVYSSDYICQCPAGFSGTQCEINTKEKCVVGSGEAYRGTWSITKSGAECINWNATALRGKKFTARKVDASSLGLGNHNFCRNPDHDGTPWCYTYKGTQIIWEFCSLPKCSEDKFDECMRGIGLTYRGTESVTKSGARCLPWDSPAIAHKFNNAWQSDALQVGLGSHSYCRNPDGDEGPWCHVYKNTRLTWELCDVPKCTDHLSTITPLGPRAPVTTNNQGICGQRSDNTLSKPTFRMFGGRQSDISEQPWQAVINVYQARLRKHFHRCGGILIDSCWILSAAHCFEPTDKPSKLEVILGRTFRKENSSSEQIFKVEKYWIHEKFDNESFDNDIALLKLQTDIGVCAVNTPEVLPACLPEPGLVLPDWTECEISGYGKDSEFSAHYSERVKRGFVRLWPKERCVPGVLSGRTVTANMLCAGDTRGLDDACKGDSGGPLVCRSNDKMTLMGVISWGDGCGQRDKPGVYTRVTRYIDWIHGKMTANPI
- the plat gene encoding tissue-type plasminogen activator isoform X1, with product MSRILLLVLTALFCYLADSAELLRSKRGTRFYRGEPERKTSRRALFIVHIQKPSPSFDTSPRCVDSTTSAVHNFGDTWLRWRGQRVEFCRCALRGREFCHVVPVINCYTSHCYNGGTCKEAVYSSDYICQCPAGFSGTQCEINTKEKCVVGSGEAYRGTWSITKSGAECINWNATALRGKKFTARKVDASSLGLGNHNFCRNPDHDGTPWCYTYKGTQIIWEFCSLPKCSEDKFDECMRGIGLTYRGTESVTKSGARCLPWDSPAIAHKFNNAWQSDALQVGLGSHSYCRNPDGDEGPWCHVYKNTRLTWELCDVPKCTDHLSTITPLGPRAPVTTNNQGICGQRSDNTLSKPTFRMFGGRQSDISEQPWQAVINVYQARLRKHFHRCGGILIDSCWILSAAHCFEPTDKPSKLEVILGRTFRKENSSSEQIFKVEKYWIHEKFDNESFDNDIALLKLQTDIGVCAVNTPEVLPACLPEPGLVLPDWTECEISGYGKDSEFSAHYSERVKRGFVRLWPKERCVPGVLSGRTVTANMLCAGDTRGLDDACKGDSGGPLVCRSNDKMTLMGVISWGDGCGQRDKPGVYTRVTRYIDWIHGKMTANPI